Proteins from a genomic interval of Paenibacillus sp. RC334:
- a CDS encoding N-acetylmuramoyl-L-alanine amidase codes for MRKEKLNIIWLIGMGLSLSILCSAVFASFAYASAQPGEKSTNPNKDTESQSNVHSSYHAFAKPVVIIDVGHGGVDGGTSHKGLLEKDINLAIGQKLYLILRSQGYPAVLNRDKDYALSDDNRWLQSKSRHLKDLAQRKSLTEQLPTALVVSLHVNWTKRAEKRGPIVLYQDEGSSYLLAERIQHSLNRLFCMNRETVYGKPFYLLNKIQHPSVIVETGFISNEQDRAILSGDRGQKNVAEAIAEGIIAHLTVW; via the coding sequence GTGCGAAAAGAAAAGCTAAACATCATATGGCTAATAGGAATGGGATTGAGTTTAAGTATCCTTTGCAGTGCTGTATTTGCCTCCTTTGCCTATGCAAGCGCCCAGCCCGGCGAAAAAAGCACCAATCCGAACAAGGACACAGAAAGTCAATCCAACGTACATTCGTCCTATCACGCTTTTGCCAAGCCCGTTGTAATCATAGACGTTGGTCATGGAGGCGTGGATGGTGGAACGAGCCATAAGGGTCTTTTGGAAAAAGATATTAATCTCGCAATTGGTCAAAAGCTATATCTGATTTTACGCTCTCAGGGCTATCCTGCGGTCTTAAACAGGGACAAGGATTATGCTCTAAGCGACGATAACCGTTGGCTGCAATCCAAATCCCGACATCTGAAAGACCTGGCCCAGCGTAAGAGCCTGACAGAACAGCTGCCCACCGCTTTAGTCGTCAGTCTGCATGTGAATTGGACCAAACGTGCCGAAAAACGGGGGCCGATTGTTTTGTACCAGGACGAAGGCAGCAGCTATCTGTTGGCAGAACGGATTCAACATTCATTGAACCGCTTATTCTGCATGAACAGAGAAACGGTTTACGGAAAACCCTTCTATCTTCTGAACAAAATCCAGCATCCCTCTGTAATCGTGGAAACCGGATTCATCAGCAATGAACAGGACAGGGCCATTCTTTCGGGGGACCGCGGTCAAAAAAACGTCGCAGAAGCGATAGCCGAAGGCATTATTGCTCATTTGACGGTATGGTAG
- a CDS encoding MFS transporter: MGIRSLWRVCCQQWERLGTDWVIKKIFTLGLLVFAAASLTAAFSPVPFVLVASRVLLAVGASMMMPATLSIIRITFTDERERGLAIGIWGSVSAGGAGLGPIVGGLLLEHFWWGSVFLINLPIAIIAFALTLIYVPKHAGNKEKKWDLTGSIQIMIAMVGLIYSIKEFARRDGSPILAVIGAVIGVLALIIFIRRQNKSASPLIDLTLFKITRFSTGFITALVGAFAQMGIQYIVTQRLQLVEGLSPLQAGLYTISIPIASLIAGPLTGSILHRYDVIRIKSFSLLIAGLGMGIYVMQFNSGIAGQILGLALLGAGLGAGMTAASHSIMNYAPPQKAGMAASIEEVAYEMGGASGIAIIGSMSTLVYTLAMKVPSGLHVPANVKDSLDEALLVAEGLPAQAAEALKAAGRSAFDQSFFVIIVGVTAFLVVASLVVRLVGARSKKKGDAES; encoded by the coding sequence ATGGGTATTCGCTCGTTATGGCGGGTCTGCTGCCAGCAATGGGAACGCTTGGGGACCGATTGGGTTATAAAAAAAATCTTTACCCTCGGTTTGCTTGTATTTGCTGCTGCTTCGCTTACTGCCGCCTTTTCTCCCGTGCCCTTTGTATTAGTGGCATCTCGGGTTCTTCTTGCAGTCGGAGCGTCAATGATGATGCCCGCTACCTTGTCAATCATTAGGATTACATTTACTGATGAACGCGAGCGTGGATTAGCGATCGGAATTTGGGGCTCCGTTTCCGCAGGAGGTGCAGGACTAGGTCCTATCGTCGGCGGGCTTCTTTTAGAGCATTTTTGGTGGGGTTCTGTATTTTTGATTAACTTGCCAATTGCGATCATTGCTTTTGCATTAACTCTGATTTATGTTCCAAAACATGCGGGCAATAAAGAGAAAAAATGGGATCTTACCGGTTCCATCCAAATCATGATCGCCATGGTGGGACTCATCTATTCTATCAAAGAGTTTGCCCGTCGTGACGGGTCTCCAATATTGGCCGTAATAGGTGCGGTTATCGGCGTCTTGGCACTTATCATCTTTATCCGTCGTCAAAATAAAAGCGCCAGCCCTCTTATTGATCTTACTTTATTCAAAATTACAAGGTTCAGCACCGGATTTATAACTGCCTTGGTGGGTGCATTTGCACAGATGGGGATTCAATATATTGTAACCCAGCGTCTTCAACTGGTGGAAGGTCTGTCGCCTCTCCAAGCAGGACTGTACACGATAAGCATACCGATTGCATCTCTCATTGCCGGCCCGTTAACCGGGTCCATATTGCATCGCTATGACGTTATCCGTATTAAGAGCTTCTCTCTTCTGATTGCGGGTCTGGGTATGGGCATCTATGTTATGCAATTTAATTCAGGCATTGCCGGGCAGATCCTTGGATTGGCCCTGCTTGGTGCAGGCTTGGGAGCAGGTATGACAGCGGCATCTCATTCCATTATGAACTATGCCCCCCCTCAGAAAGCAGGTATGGCTGCATCCATTGAGGAAGTTGCCTATGAAATGGGGGGAGCATCGGGGATAGCTATCATCGGAAGCATGTCAACCCTTGTGTATACACTGGCTATGAAAGTCCCCTCGGGACTCCATGTTCCTGCGAATGTGAAAGACAGCCTGGATGAAGCACTCCTGGTTGCAGAGGGTTTGCCTGCACAGGCTGCAGAGGCATTGAAAGCTGCAGGCCGTTCTGCTTTTGATCAATCCTTTTTTGTTATCATTGTGGGTGTAACAGCATTTTTGGTTGTAGCTTCGCTAGTAGTCCGTTTGGTAGGGGCGCGCTCAAAGAAAAAAGGAGATGCTGAGTCCTGA
- a CDS encoding carboxymuconolactone decarboxylase family protein yields MTVMNEKIHAYKDQISHLEDKLPEVVHAYHRFTGECFQAGSLDEKTKQLIALGIGLCANNEVCTFYHVDEARSKGASDQEIMETIAVAAAVGGGHALSQGVTRVQKALQ; encoded by the coding sequence TTGACGGTTATGAATGAGAAAATACATGCGTATAAGGATCAAATCAGTCATTTGGAAGATAAGCTGCCGGAGGTAGTTCATGCATATCACCGTTTCACCGGGGAGTGTTTTCAAGCCGGGAGTCTGGATGAAAAGACCAAGCAACTGATCGCGCTAGGTATTGGTTTGTGTGCCAATAATGAGGTATGCACGTTTTATCACGTGGACGAGGCTCGGTCCAAAGGAGCTAGTGATCAGGAGATTATGGAGACCATTGCTGTAGCCGCAGCGGTAGGCGGAGGACATGCTCTTAGCCAAGGGGTTACTCGTGTGCAGAAGGCGCTGCAATAA
- the shc gene encoding squalene--hopene cyclase — MGDARSTVDEGTRKLKNFFMRQQHQDGSWHFCFENGVTMDAYVMILFRILDIQNEELIRRLHDRILVEQQPEGCWRWYRDEQEGNLSVSIDAYYALLYSGYSEPTDESMERARRYIQSQGGPGKSTSILTKAILAATGQRKWPASISFIPLEIILFPAYMPINLYEFSGYSRIHLIPMLIMADRNFSISTNKAPIVSDLFDSRYDDDEPQPQEHREIAESIRIGLSRLLGTPRYIHEAALNKAEQFMLSRIESDGTLYSYASSTILMVFALLALGYDKRHPLILKAVQGLTEMQYRFDGKATIQNSPSTIWDTALISYALQESGVAGDHEAVQRSAAYLLSRQQDKAADWSVHNPDTVPGGWGFSETNTLNPDVDDTTAALRAIHCLSRSDPKYRDSSTRGLNWVMSMQNKDGGWPAFEKNTNKKMLTWLAIDGAKSAAIDPSGADLTGRTLEYLGNCCGFDTRHDFIKRGVNWLISHQEKDGSWFGRWGICYIYGTWAALTGLEAAGLPADHTSVQKGAEWLLQIQNSDGGWGESCTSDRVMKYMPLGESTPSQTAWALDALIAVQPQPSAAVNRGIYKLMELLQNDDWPTAYPTGAGLPGNFYSHYHSYRYIWPLLTLSHYKKKYGE, encoded by the coding sequence ATGGGCGATGCACGGAGCACGGTCGATGAGGGGACAAGGAAGCTGAAGAACTTTTTTATGCGCCAGCAGCATCAAGACGGATCATGGCATTTTTGCTTTGAGAACGGGGTGACGATGGATGCTTATGTCATGATCCTCTTTCGGATATTGGATATACAGAATGAAGAGCTGATCCGGCGTCTGCATGATCGCATCCTTGTGGAGCAGCAGCCGGAAGGCTGTTGGCGTTGGTACCGGGACGAGCAAGAAGGTAATTTATCCGTTTCAATTGATGCCTATTATGCCCTGCTCTATTCCGGGTACAGTGAACCGACGGACGAGTCGATGGAGCGGGCCAGGCGTTACATCCAATCGCAAGGTGGACCGGGGAAATCGACCAGCATTCTGACAAAGGCGATTCTCGCTGCAACGGGGCAGCGCAAATGGCCAGCATCGATCTCGTTCATACCGCTGGAGATCATCCTTTTTCCTGCCTATATGCCAATTAATCTGTATGAATTCTCAGGTTATTCCCGCATCCATCTGATCCCTATGCTGATCATGGCGGACCGGAATTTCTCTATATCAACGAATAAGGCTCCCATTGTATCCGATCTGTTCGATTCACGCTATGATGACGATGAGCCGCAACCTCAGGAGCACCGGGAGATCGCGGAAAGCATACGTATCGGTCTCAGCAGACTTCTCGGAACTCCCCGTTATATCCATGAAGCAGCTCTAAACAAGGCGGAGCAGTTCATGCTGAGTCGAATCGAATCGGATGGCACCCTATACAGTTATGCGAGCAGCACCATTCTCATGGTTTTTGCCCTGCTTGCACTGGGCTATGATAAACGGCATCCGCTTATTTTAAAGGCCGTTCAAGGGTTGACAGAGATGCAGTACCGCTTTGACGGTAAAGCTACCATTCAGAATTCGCCCTCAACGATCTGGGATACGGCCTTGATCTCCTATGCGCTGCAGGAGTCCGGCGTCGCCGGGGATCATGAGGCCGTGCAGCGGTCGGCAGCCTATCTCTTATCCAGACAACAGGACAAAGCGGCGGATTGGAGTGTTCATAATCCGGATACGGTTCCTGGCGGCTGGGGATTCTCCGAGACCAATACCTTAAATCCCGATGTAGACGACACAACAGCCGCTTTAAGAGCGATTCACTGCCTGTCCCGTTCGGATCCTAAATATCGTGACTCATCCACTCGGGGACTAAACTGGGTTATGTCTATGCAAAATAAAGACGGCGGTTGGCCTGCGTTCGAAAAAAACACCAATAAGAAAATGCTCACATGGCTGGCCATAGATGGTGCCAAGTCCGCCGCTATCGACCCTTCGGGAGCCGACCTTACTGGACGCACATTGGAATACCTCGGAAATTGTTGCGGATTCGACACGAGGCACGATTTCATCAAACGGGGGGTCAACTGGCTGATCTCCCATCAGGAGAAAGACGGATCATGGTTTGGAAGATGGGGGATTTGTTACATTTACGGCACTTGGGCGGCACTGACTGGTTTAGAGGCTGCCGGGCTCCCGGCGGACCATACTTCGGTTCAAAAAGGAGCGGAATGGCTCTTGCAGATTCAGAATTCGGATGGGGGCTGGGGTGAATCCTGCACCAGCGACCGGGTGATGAAATACATGCCCTTAGGGGAAAGCACGCCATCCCAAACTGCGTGGGCACTCGATGCACTCATCGCGGTTCAGCCGCAGCCGTCTGCTGCCGTAAATAGAGGAATATATAAGTTGATGGAATTGCTGCAAAACGACGATTGGCCGACCGCATATCCCACGGGCGCCGGGCTCCCGGGTAACTTCTATTCTCATTATCATAGCTATCGTTACATCTGGCCGCTTCTGACCCTAAGCCATTATAAGAAGAAATACGGGGAATAA
- a CDS encoding MerR family transcriptional regulator encodes MSKSHSQYFTTSELAKTCGVTKHTLFHYDEIGLLKPEFTNEKGYRYYSIQQCYTLDIINVLKKAGSSLQEIKGFIQNQNTPLLIELFKQKLHDLEVERIRIKRLQGLLKGAIEMTEQANGELHDGPSIEECEEEYFIATPLEQGDGDKEFAHKLSEHRDYCENHFIDYEFPIWTILCKDRFESGDYYTDYIANKLKAPILGERMITKPQGLYAVMNHRGSYETMSETYSIIRKYIESNGKAVCGNAYAVELLSYFAEKNPDDYVIRISVEVCKGRKFLL; translated from the coding sequence ATGTCAAAAAGTCACAGCCAATACTTTACTACCAGTGAGCTTGCCAAAACTTGCGGAGTTACCAAACATACCCTGTTCCATTATGATGAGATTGGACTCTTAAAACCAGAATTCACAAACGAAAAAGGCTATCGTTATTACTCCATTCAGCAATGTTACACGCTTGATATTATTAATGTGCTGAAGAAGGCGGGGAGTTCACTACAGGAAATCAAGGGATTTATTCAGAATCAGAACACGCCTCTACTCATAGAACTGTTCAAACAGAAACTGCATGACCTGGAAGTAGAACGGATTAGAATAAAACGGTTGCAAGGCCTTTTGAAAGGCGCCATTGAAATGACGGAGCAAGCTAACGGAGAGTTACACGATGGGCCGTCGATTGAGGAATGTGAAGAGGAATATTTCATTGCCACACCATTGGAACAGGGAGATGGTGATAAGGAGTTTGCTCACAAATTAAGCGAACATCGAGATTATTGCGAAAATCACTTTATTGATTACGAGTTTCCGATCTGGACGATTTTATGCAAGGATCGTTTTGAGTCAGGCGATTATTATACGGACTATATTGCCAATAAACTCAAGGCTCCGATTTTGGGGGAGAGAATGATCACCAAACCCCAAGGGCTCTATGCAGTCATGAATCACAGAGGATCATATGAAACAATGTCAGAAACGTATTCCATTATAAGAAAATATATAGAGAGTAATGGGAAGGCTGTATGCGGAAATGCGTACGCGGTGGAGTTGCTCAGCTATTTCGCAGAAAAAAATCCGGACGACTATGTAATACGGATATCGGTTGAGGTTTGTAAAGGGAGAAAATTTCTTTTATAA
- a CDS encoding SNF2-related protein — MKAKSTSSPTSQNQATLPVPVQFDRSWQDELDQRLRKGGPWGDWGLYQLAIEAEKAKLVPSFDELQCLKHLQDLTPLPHQLDTARKVLFEMSGRAILADEVGLGKTIEAGMILKEYLVRGLAAKVLILVPASLVLQWVRELNSKFGIPAVAQKKAYSWSSEVVVASMDTAKREPHSNILLDTDYDLLIIDEAHKLKNKKTSNYQFIMKLRKKYCLLLTATPVQNDLSELFNLITLLKPGQLGRHGDFSANFVVDKRLPKNEDQLKDELSKVMIRNRRGEGPVQFTKRNVSNIHLELSPEEQTLYDGVTSFVKDQYQANGGNLSSMLSLVTLQREVCSSRDAVFVTLVNLSKKMAPDSPLRDRVWELVAHIKAIKANSKAEKALELIRQMNEKVIIFTEYRATQEYLLNYFRDRGLSAVPYRGGMNRGRKDWMMDLFRGRIQVMIATEAGGEGINLQFCHHMINFDLPWNPMRVEQRIGRVHRLGQTHDVNIFNLSTTGTIEEHILHLLHEKINMFEMVIGGLDVILERFEKKESIEKSLYRIMLESSSDDEIRRKMQKLGHSLDSIKQEMKQIRTESPSTSDTATDMSSEANQINGRLTGTSQGTAALLGLSGSAVPPAKARRGAKGGR; from the coding sequence ATGAAAGCTAAATCGACAAGTTCCCCAACATCACAAAATCAGGCAACACTGCCTGTTCCGGTGCAATTTGACCGTAGCTGGCAGGATGAGCTGGACCAACGCCTTCGCAAAGGAGGACCTTGGGGAGATTGGGGTCTATATCAGTTGGCGATTGAGGCAGAAAAGGCCAAGCTGGTCCCCAGCTTTGATGAGCTTCAATGTCTGAAGCATTTGCAAGACCTCACTCCGCTGCCCCATCAGCTGGATACGGCCCGTAAGGTATTGTTTGAAATGTCTGGTCGCGCCATCCTCGCTGATGAAGTCGGCTTGGGTAAGACGATCGAAGCTGGAATGATTCTAAAAGAATATCTGGTTCGCGGGCTTGCCGCCAAAGTGCTTATTCTTGTCCCCGCTTCTCTGGTGCTTCAATGGGTTCGTGAGCTGAACAGCAAATTTGGCATTCCGGCTGTCGCTCAGAAAAAAGCATATTCCTGGTCGTCCGAGGTCGTCGTGGCCTCTATGGATACAGCCAAGCGGGAGCCACACAGCAACATCCTGCTGGACACTGATTATGATCTGCTCATTATCGACGAAGCCCACAAGCTGAAAAATAAAAAAACATCCAACTACCAGTTCATTATGAAGCTGCGTAAAAAATATTGTTTGCTCCTGACCGCCACCCCTGTACAAAACGATTTGTCCGAGCTCTTCAATCTCATTACATTGCTCAAGCCCGGTCAGTTAGGACGACATGGGGATTTTTCAGCCAACTTCGTTGTGGATAAACGTCTACCTAAAAATGAGGATCAGCTCAAGGATGAGCTGTCCAAAGTCATGATCCGCAACCGTCGCGGCGAAGGGCCGGTCCAGTTCACCAAACGAAATGTTTCCAACATTCACTTGGAACTTTCGCCGGAAGAACAAACGCTATACGATGGAGTCACTTCCTTTGTCAAGGATCAATATCAGGCGAATGGCGGAAATTTGAGCAGTATGCTGTCTCTCGTTACCCTTCAGCGAGAAGTGTGCAGTAGCCGGGATGCGGTATTCGTAACGCTTGTCAATTTGTCTAAAAAGATGGCGCCCGACTCTCCCTTGCGTGATCGCGTCTGGGAATTGGTCGCGCACATCAAAGCGATTAAAGCCAATTCAAAGGCGGAAAAGGCGCTTGAACTCATTCGTCAAATGAACGAAAAAGTGATAATTTTTACCGAATACCGGGCTACACAGGAGTATTTGCTGAACTATTTTCGTGATCGTGGATTATCCGCTGTTCCTTATCGGGGAGGCATGAACCGGGGACGCAAGGACTGGATGATGGATCTGTTCCGCGGACGCATTCAGGTGATGATTGCCACGGAGGCGGGCGGCGAGGGCATTAACCTGCAATTTTGCCACCATATGATTAACTTTGACCTGCCGTGGAACCCCATGCGTGTGGAGCAACGGATTGGACGTGTGCATCGACTGGGACAGACGCATGATGTAAATATTTTCAACCTGTCCACTACCGGAACGATTGAAGAGCATATCCTCCACCTGCTGCATGAAAAAATCAATATGTTCGAAATGGTTATAGGCGGGCTGGACGTCATTCTGGAACGGTTTGAAAAGAAGGAATCCATTGAAAAGAGCCTATATAGAATCATGCTTGAATCCAGCAGTGATGATGAAATACGCCGAAAAATGCAAAAACTAGGTCATTCGCTGGATTCGATCAAACAGGAAATGAAACAGATTCGCACAGAAAGTCCATCTACTTCGGATACGGCAACCGATATGTCCTCCGAAGCCAATCAGATCAACGGGCGTTTGACGGGAACAAGCCAAGGCACCGCTGCTTTGCTAGGCTTGTCAGGCAGCGCTGTCCCTCCAGCCAAAGCCCGACGCGGCGCGAAAGGAGGCCGCTGA
- a CDS encoding helix-turn-helix transcriptional regulator: MKPEARLEALSVFLKTKRARLHPHMVGLPNGPRRRTPGLRREEVAQLAGVSTTWYTWLEQGRDIKVSASVLDAIAAALQLNTDERKYLYDLALETGFQTPPALAEQTVISPSLQKIVQELRYCPAIISDRRCHIVGWNAAAAHVFMDFAELPHEQRNMIELLFTKKEFKSLAVNWEHFVKGFLAIFRAYYGQYVTDPWYAQFIQNMSRAYPEFNELWNQSEVSSAPEVLIEFRHAKAGKMLFDLTSLQVQGSVDLRCSIYTPNAQTSTESKLQKLMEGS; encoded by the coding sequence ATGAAACCGGAAGCACGTCTGGAAGCACTATCTGTTTTTCTCAAAACCAAAAGAGCCCGTTTACACCCGCATATGGTCGGTCTGCCGAACGGACCACGCCGCAGAACACCCGGCTTGCGCAGAGAAGAAGTAGCTCAATTAGCAGGTGTCAGCACGACATGGTACACCTGGCTGGAGCAGGGACGCGATATCAAGGTGTCCGCCTCTGTACTGGATGCCATTGCCGCCGCCTTGCAGCTAAACACGGATGAACGAAAGTATTTGTATGATTTAGCGCTTGAAACCGGATTTCAGACACCTCCTGCTCTTGCAGAGCAGACGGTTATTTCTCCATCCCTGCAAAAAATAGTACAGGAGCTGCGCTATTGCCCTGCTATTATTTCAGATCGGCGCTGCCATATTGTCGGCTGGAATGCAGCCGCGGCTCATGTGTTTATGGATTTTGCCGAGCTGCCCCATGAACAACGCAACATGATTGAACTGCTGTTTACCAAAAAAGAGTTTAAAAGTCTCGCTGTAAACTGGGAGCATTTCGTCAAAGGATTCCTTGCTATTTTCCGCGCTTATTACGGACAATATGTGACGGACCCTTGGTATGCACAATTCATACAGAACATGAGCCGGGCTTATCCGGAGTTTAATGAACTTTGGAATCAGAGTGAGGTCAGCTCTGCGCCGGAGGTGCTGATTGAATTTCGTCATGCCAAGGCAGGCAAAATGTTGTTTGACCTGACCTCCCTTCAGGTGCAGGGCAGCGTCGATCTGCGTTGCAGCATCTACACCCCGAACGCACAAACCTCTACAGAAAGCAAACTCCAAAAGCTAATGGAAGGCAGCTAA
- the msrA gene encoding peptide-methionine (S)-S-oxide reductase MsrA: MEKATFAGGCFWCMVTPFEEQPGIHGIVSGYTGGTIPDPTYEQVKTGSTGHYEVVQITFEPELFPYEKLLELYWPQTDPTDGEGQFQDRGTQYKPAIFYHTEQQRELALQSKEQLAQCGRFDKPIVTEILQASIFYPAEDYHQDYHKKNVKHYKEDRAQSGRDEFIHQNW, translated from the coding sequence ATGGAGAAAGCAACTTTTGCAGGAGGATGCTTCTGGTGTATGGTGACTCCGTTCGAGGAGCAGCCGGGCATTCATGGCATTGTCTCAGGCTATACTGGAGGGACGATTCCCGATCCGACCTACGAACAGGTTAAAACAGGAAGTACAGGTCACTACGAGGTGGTGCAGATTACTTTTGAGCCTGAGTTGTTTCCTTATGAAAAGCTGCTCGAATTGTATTGGCCCCAAACGGACCCCACAGACGGGGAAGGTCAATTTCAGGATCGGGGTACACAGTACAAACCCGCTATTTTTTACCACACGGAGCAGCAACGGGAACTCGCACTGCAATCCAAGGAACAATTGGCACAATGCGGACGCTTTGACAAGCCCATCGTGACGGAAATTCTTCAGGCCTCCATATTTTATCCGGCAGAGGATTACCATCAGGATTATCACAAAAAGAATGTGAAGCATTACAAGGAAGACCGCGCCCAATCGGGTCGTGATGAGTTTATACATCAGAACTGGTAA
- a CDS encoding YqzE family protein, whose translation MAKSDELVTYITQRIVRYMETPRDVRRSRKQSREPWVYKWFGMLPLALNMWIKSARKGRKERH comes from the coding sequence ATGGCCAAGAGTGACGAGCTGGTGACATACATTACGCAACGAATTGTTCGGTATATGGAAACGCCACGCGATGTACGCCGTAGCCGTAAACAATCAAGAGAGCCATGGGTATACAAATGGTTCGGAATGCTGCCGCTCGCTCTGAATATGTGGATTAAATCCGCACGCAAAGGGCGAAAGGAACGACATTAA